The region ACATCTGCTGATGCTCCTTcagtgatgctgctgctgctgctgcatgatgCTGCAGGATGTACACCTCGTTCAGCTCcactcataaaaaaaacaacaagccagGTCTAAGAAGAGAACACATACATCGACATTTGAGTCCTCTGCTAATGGGTGTAAACATGTCTTATTCTGACCCTGCTACGAGGAGGTGCTGCTCTTTCTGTACGGCACACACGCCCTAAACCAATCAAAAATGATGACATGTCAAATGTGAAAGAcgcaacaaaaagaaaatacacatgAGACATACCTCTGAGGGGGAAAAGAAGGTTTCTGTTCATGTTGAAGAGCATCCTTGTAGCATCCTCGACGATGTCTGCAGTCAAGACTCGCCCTGACTCCCCCTCTGACACATCGAGACGTAATTCCTCCTTCTGGGATGCAGTGCCTCCTCCCTCCGCAGGGGGGCACTAACGGCCCGATCTGCTGATGAGATTGTACCAACAGAAACGAGCTCAGGGTGGATGAAAAACTTTACATAAATTAGGAAAACAAGAGcagtgataaaaataaaataaaaacgctCATATTAACTCAAGTAAGAGTAGAAATTAAACAGGCCTTCTCTTAGGAGTTATGTAGGCAaatataagaagaagaaatatacTAAAAGTCTAAATAGCCTATTTCTAAAGAATGGACAATTTTAGAATAACTTGTAGGATATCAAATTTCTGTTCTTGATTTAGTCGTATTAATATTTTCGTGATTGTAACCATTTAATGTTATGCcagtaaattaatttaattaattataggCTACTGTCATGAAGTAAATATTCACAATATTCATAAtctatttaaatattaatttataaCCTGAATATGTTCTATATTAGGCAAATATTTGAATCCTATTTTTGAGATAAAAGTGTTTAATTATTAGTGTTTAGTaagaatacaaataaacttAATAGGCTACTGTGTGCACATCTAGCCTAcatcaggactttttttttttttttaataacgaGGCAATAGGTTTAAGAAAACTGTGAATCAGGGAACAGGTGAAAGTTGAAACTCGGGAATCTGGTGTCACCGAAAGTACAAAGAGGACCCTGAATGTCCCACAGAAACACCTTCCATGTCCCACCTGTCTGATCGGCTGCGGGTGACACCCAATCAGAGCCGTGCTCGAGGGCCGCACCCAGCCTGCTGCATCGGAACTCAGGTGAAGCACAGGTGTGTAGTCCCCGCAGATGAGTCGATGGAAGGAGACTCCAGCAAGTGTCGAGCCCTGCAGAAAACCAAAAGTGAGGAGCTATACCGCTATGGTGGAGAGAGAACATGAGATAAATAGTCAACCTTGAAGGAGAAGCGGATTTTCTTGGGTCCTTCACTAATTTCTGTTTTCCACGCTGAAGTTGGAGTTGTATTGGTATCAAATTTGGATTTCTCTTGTTGTGGTTCCCGTGTGTGATGGATCTAATCAGCGCCAGACGAACAGGAGTTTTACTCCTCATTTTCACATCTTTAAGTCTTCTTCATGGCTCCAGAGGAGAAATCCCAGCCAAACCAGCACCAAGTGGTGTCACGATTGTGCCCCCGATTAAGCCCAATGTCCCCCACGCCTATCCAGAAACTGCTAAAGAGTATTTACCTGTATTTACAATGGATTACCCGAGAATACAGATACCTTTTGAGATCACTCTCTGGATTCTGCTGGCTTCATTTGCAAAGATTGGTGAGTAACAGAAGCAATGCCAAACGGTGGtgatattttgtctttaaaaccCCTTTAAAGAGAATCTAGTTAATTTTCATAAACCCTGTTACTAAACTGAACTAAAGTGACATCTTCTCTTTTTATAGGTTTCCATGTTTACCACAAGATCACCATCTGGGTGCCTGAGTCCTGCCTTCTGATCAGCATTGGTCTGATTGTGGGGGCCATCATGCACTCCGTCCATGAGGAGCCCCCTGCTGTGCTCTCCAGCGAAGTCTTCTTCCTCTACATGCTCCCCCCGATTGTCCTGGATTCGGGCTACTTCATGCCCACCAGGCCTTTCTTTGAGAACATCGGCAcggtttgttttaaaacacaaccaGTTTCCTCAAAACAGGTTCAACTTGTTCTCTCCCTCTGCAGGAAAAGTGAcatttccctgtgtgtgtgtgtgtgtgtgtgtgttgttgttttgcaggtGTTGTGGTTTGCAATTGTGGGGACTCTGTGGAACAGCATAGGCATCGGCATGTCTCTGTTCGCCATCTGTCAGATCGAGGCTTTCGGCGTTCAGGACATCAACCTCCAGGAGAACCTGCTGTTTGCCACCATCATCTCTGCTGTGGACCCCGTGGCCGTGCTGAGCGTGTTCGAGGACGTCTCTGTGAACGAGCAGCTCTACATCGTGGTGTTCGGAGAGTGCCTCTTCAATGATGCTGTCACCGTGGTGAGTAGGCCGAGACAGAAACTGTCAGTGTGGGTGCTTTTTTTGTGCACAATagtgggattttctttttttggacagTTGTGCTGTTTAGAGCGCCTTTTACTTCATACTGAGACCTGTCAGCCGGCTTTAGATCCCTTCAGGCTGCTCGCTTGTTgtggaaacattaacacatacaTTTGTTAAAGGCATTGTTTAGGatcatttgaaatacttcagtGATCTAAAACGGCATCACAAAACATTCTACATGTCAAAGAGAGCAAATGAAAGCTGACAGACCATCAACACAATAATAATGGTTAGaccaaaaacacaagttttccTATCTCAACAAAACCCTGAGAAACTTGTTTCTGCTTTGATATCAGTCAGACTGACCActgtttttccactttttacTCTTTCCAAACTATCccattgataaaataaaataattcggAAGTTTGCTGTTTGGTTTTTAATGAGACAGAACAACTGATTCACCCCAGACCTAGCTTACCTGCACAAACTCTAAatacattaaagtctttatatgtgatttttcacacttaaatataatataaatcaagtatatcctctgaaaataactctgtgagtcatgactgtctacaatgggtgtaacacccgagtcccactgtctgtgatgttttcagagttttcagagtcctatcttcagtttgtttacatcgcccggacggccggctgactcctcccctcgtgtataaaagttgtttaattgagggactagagaaaagaagaataacatactgtactcactgcttaactgtgtttctagatcacgctcatttcaggtaaattgacatgcagtgtgaagatacgagcataatacagatcgctagcattagcatgctaacacaacaatgcagcgcgagttgttttggtttcatgctggtgctcaagggcgacatctgctggatcaaaaaatcacatataaagcctttaaggattgaagtgttttttatgtttggGGATCGGCCTACATGACTAACTCTTTATCGTTTTATCGTCTTGCCCAGGTTCTTATAAAGTATCTTTAGCTGGTTTTCTAAATACAAGCTATCACAGAAATACCAGAAATGTGCAGCTTAGCTATTTTGTAACCATGCCCCAAATttataaatgacattttaaaaatatttactcCCCAGTGTCTTTAACTTACTGACATATTCTTTCAACATAATTAATTGTTATTTCATGCTTAGTATTGTTCCTATACCTTTAATGCTTTTTGGAtgcctgttttctttgttgataATTTGCTGCTTttgattttttccccttttattttgaagcactTTCAACTCGCCGCACTCAATAAATGTGTGATAGGATTCAAGTTTTTTTGAGACTCTTAAAACTCCAACTTTAGCACACAGCTTGGACCCTTTATTTCAAGACTGCTATTATATGAAGAGCAGATCGAGTATcacatttactttttctttctctaaaagGCTCAGCTCAGGTTTCAACAGATACTGTCCAATTCATTTTTTCTAGGTTGGTGTGCATGATGTGTGGGAGGGAAACATCTCTGCACTGGTGACATTGCTGAACAGATTACCTGTTTAAAAAATGGAACTTCAGGAATGTTGTTAAGAGACGTTAAAACTGATGTTTCTGCAGATCTGAGCTGTGTAGCTTTGTGTGCATAGATGCCACCAAACCAGTTTCTGAAGTCAGCGTTCATTTGGTTGTATGGGAGGagctaacacacacgcacacacatgtagTCATACACTCACACAATCATCATCTGAAACTTGACTGTAGTGGACTTGTGCTCAAATTTCCCTCACTCTGCCTCTTCTCATTGTGCTTAAACAAACCCGCCCATCCACCTCCATAAACCAGCTCTTACCTTTGGTGTGGCGCTGACCTCTTTGTTTAGTACACAGTAGCCGAGCTGACGCAGAAACTGAAGGTAAACATTTGCCCAAGATCCCATTAAAGAGCAGGTGTGGTCTTTGAAAATAAGATGTCACATTTGAGGAAAGTGCTGATACTTGTGATGAGTGTTGCGGCTCCAAGTTAGATTAAAAGTTGGCGTTGGTTTTAGGAGAACAAAGGTTGGAGGTAATTCAAGTAGGATCCTATTATTAAACAGCTGATGCTATCATGTGTATATTTAATACACAAAGTCAAAAAAGGGGAACTGTTGCGGCCTAACTCTACATACCCATCTacttttaataaatgttaaGCCAGCACAAATAAGCTTCTGTTTGTCATTGACCTTTCAAAGGCTTGTTAACCACGTGTTTGAGAGGCTAATccaagagaaaaacatgcttttaaaaGAGCAAAACTAGGGACGCCCCCCTTGGCTCTGGCACACTTccaagaggtgtgcttcggcacgatACGGTTCATGCAGGAGCAGAAGCACGGGCACACAgtgtggacagccttcattgtCGAGAAATCCGACAGATATTATCAGAGaagtacggtggctgggaagtgcaaagcaaaagtacaaagtgtgaaacacaatttgagacaaatttacattttcaaatttttttttttacatttcatcaaacaaaagtgtttcacctgttttggttttgtaattttgttttatgaaatgtaaaaatgtttttgaaaatgtaaatttgtctcatcTGTtgcacactttgtaattttgctttgcacttcccagccaccgtagagAAGACAGCCGGTCACTCCGGTAAAGGCTTTTGTTTCTAAAGGGTCAGGGGCATGTTTGGTGAAATGTGCTTATCAACTTGCAAACAGTGCACAGTgaatatttcaataaatcacTGTTATCTGCGACCTTGTGATTAGAAGCCGCAGCCCCTGACCCGACCCTTGACCTCTAGACTGGTGTATTAACATGCATGCACCTGTGTACTCCTTTTCTCCCAGGTGTTGTACAACATGTTCAACTTTGTGGCAGAGATGCCGGTGGTGGTGCCGACGGATGTTTTCCTCGGGGTGGCGAAGTTCTTGGTGGTTGGGCTCGGGGGGATGGGCTTCGGCGTCCTGTTTGGCTTCGTGGCCGCCTTCACCACCAGGTTCACCTCCAAGGTGCGAGAAATCGAGCCGCTCTTCATATTCATGTACAGCTACCTGGCCTACCTGGTGGCCGAGCTGTTCACCATCTCTTCCATCATGGCgtaagtagtttttttttttagaatttagaTGCTGCAAGAAAACAGCAAATACAcagatggatgttttttttttttttttccccgcagCATTGTGACCTGCGCCCTCACCATGAAGTACTACGTGGAGGAAAACGTCTCCCAGCGTTCCTGCACAACCATCCGCCATGTTATCAAGATGCTCGGCTCCATCTCCGAGAcgctcatcttcttcttcctgggGGTCGTCACCGTGACGACGGAGCACGAGTGGAACTGGGGCTACATCATGTTCACGCTGCTGTTTGCTTTCGTGTGGAGAGGTCTGGGTGAGCGGAGGGCTGAGGGTTATCTTTGTCATGTGTGGAGGTCAGGTTGTGTTTGAGTTGGGGGCGCTCGGCCTCATTGCGGCATGTAAGGTGTCCCATGAGGGTTTTGACCAATAGTAGCTCAATGAAGTGGTATTTTTATGAGTGCTTACCATTTTTCTTGCCCAAACATAGGATTTACAAGCATGCAAAAGCACACATCCTTTAATTAGTTTTTGCAATGCCAGACTTTGTAAAATGCTCCTTGAGGGTAAAAATGGCATTGAAGGATGCACCCAAGAGATTGTAGTGAGCAGCAGTGAATGTAAACAAAACTTTTGTATGTTTAGGAGTAAACAACATATTTATGGTCTACTTTACCTGCCTGtaagttcaggtgtgtgtgaacatttcccccccccctatgggcattttaaaaaaaatatgttaacaGCCtaaaataatgacaataaaatcCAATCTTGACgatagcactttgagatttttttgcaaaaatgtaaagtgccttacaaattaaatgtattattattattattatttttaaatatttatttttgggctttttgtgccttttaatggagagacaggacagtggatagagttggaaaccagggagagagagtgtggaacgacatgcgggaaggaggccacaggcgggatgcgaacccgggccgcccgcttgagacgacagcctcaatgccactgccaccagcgcccctattattattattattattattattatcattattattattattattattataaatctgAGTTGAGCACTAAGACTTCAGTGTGAATGTAGagatttaaatattaatgtttaattGAAACGTATCACAACTTTAAACTGGAAAACAATACATTTCTCTACTCAAGAAATAACATTTCAATGTGTTCTCACCTTCCCCCCACCTCAGGTGTCCTTGTGCTGACTCAGATCATTAACCCTTTCCGAACCATCCCATTCAACCTGAAAGATCAGTTTGGTTTGGCCTACGGTGGTCTGCGAGGTGCAATTTCATTCGCTCTGGCGTTCACCCTCCCCAATAACATGGTCCGCAAGCAGCTCTTCATCACAGCCACCATCGCTGTCATCCTCTTCACCGTCTTTCTTCAGGTAAGAGATgattaaatcatctttttttggcTGAACTTACATTGCTTGACGAATATCAGAGGTGGAACTCAAAGAAATAAGATTAGGAAAATTTTTTTGAGTCTTTATGTAAGTCTCAGACatcctgaaagaaaaataatttaatccAAGCCAAATGGTTTAAAATCCAGATtataacttttttattattttacaagtGGCGTGGATTTGGATAAAATGATCTCGGATCCTGACTTGATGTCAGAACAATCTTgacttgttttattaatttatattttttaatttatttctgcCTTCTGATATTTGAACTCTCACATTTTGCACTGCTCCAAATGTTGCTCTTCATTCTCCTATTCAAATGTCAGGATTAAGAACttaattattaatttttttgttcataGGGATAAAGTATGTAGCATgtaacaccaaaacaaaaaaaacaacacgggTGTTACAGCCTAATATCATTTGGCCtttcaaatatataaacatgaaCAACACACAGGTGATGGTGAAGCACAAACTCAGTAAAACATatatgtgcaatatgaacacAAGGGAGCACCTGATCGTTCATCACCACATGACTTTACCCtccttgaaaaaagttgaagtttAAGTGTAAAATGAGCAGCAACAGGATCCACTTTGAGTTCTGCAGGTAAGGTGTTGACcagtgaacacattttatgtcaAGGGATTTTGGAATTTATGTAAGAGCGTTTCAAATTTCAATGTCACATTTAATGGCCACATCTGGAATTATACATGGCACAGTGCGTGGTGAAGTGTTGTTACATGTCCAGTTAAGGAAATGTATAATACATTTgacattaaaaggaaaaatataaGATATGGGGGGTGGGGAAGAAATTGTAAGTTTAAATTCCAGTTTGTTTCTTCTTATGTTTCTGAGCCTGACACTGTGAAGTGAAATGACATGTTCAAAGAGAATCTAAGCTCCTCTATAGgctaaaatgtaaacatttaataataataataataataataataataataataataataataatatattagttttatatagcgcttttctaaaaactcaaagacgctttgacaaaaacattcaacaaaacaaaaaacaaagaggacagtacaacttttgaatatatgattaaaaaaaaaagaaaaaaaaaaaaggcaaattagTCCAACTGATTGTATATTTTGAGCATTAAATTGTAGTTCAAATTTGTTTAATCTTTACAGCCAGGATCGTTTAAGTTAGTTTACTAGCTATAACTCAAACTTTTGATTGTctatttgaattttttaaagctttcctTCTTATTCTTTTGGGGCTATCTGCTGAATCTGTAATCATTCTTGTTGCCCTCTACAGGGTATCAGTATTCGACCTTTGATTGAGTTCGTCAACGTACGCAGAACAAACCGCGACGTTGATACCATCAATTCAGAGGTTCACTGCAGGGTAAGCCACTGGTTCTTATATATGTTAGAGTGTTTGACATCATGTATTTGTAGGTCAGATCATGAAAAGGTTTACATTTTCTCCCAGCTTATGGAGCACACCATCGCCGGCATAGAGGATCTGTGTGGACAGTGGAGCCACTTCTACTGGAAGGACAAGTAAGAcgttttcctcctctttgttctACAGGAGGCTTTTAATGACCTCGTGTTGTTTAAGTACAGTCATGAGTAGCCTGCAAATGTTCCCGATTCTCATTACACCTTCCACCACCCCGCTGTTTAACTGCTTCATATCATTATGTTTAAAGTGAGGCGACCTGCAGTGAAACAGGTAGAGGGATGTAAGTTTTAGTTTAGCAGCTCTCAGTTTCCctctttgtggttttgtttgacGATTCTATTGTTCACTGCGGGGCTGTGTGGGAATGTTGGCAGCTATAATCACACCCTGGAGTCGTGTTCAGCTTCCTCCATGAGCTGCATCGCTGTGGATTTTTCCTCCTAAagctttgaaatgtgtttaaccTGCTTCCTCATAGCCTCTTTTCAATCTTTTGTCGTCACACTAACGGGGCCATGCCACCAATGCAACACACTTTCAGAATGtagataataattataataataataataataataatataataatttaataatataataattgtaataatataataataataatttattaataataatactgataataatgtaataataataataataatataatttattattattattattattattaataataataataataatgtaatattaataatataataatttaatataataattatataataatgtaataataattaaaattattattttaattataatttattCTTGATTGATTGAGATTTAAGTACATATTCAACAACAAGCTGTAAGcctctgaaaaacaacaagtaaGACGTGGATGTGCACACTTGTTGCCATGTCAGgcacactgaagcttcagtgtttagccagctctgcatcggtcttgaaaccttcctgcactctaacctctctccattttaaaaagcatcttcAATGTTTTACCACCTTTGTGGTTGTggagcttctgaaaaaaatgttgaggctttttaggttgggtagaataatttatatctgaaccagtttggtTGCtggcttccatcgctgcaatgcctg is a window of Labrus mixtus chromosome 13, fLabMix1.1, whole genome shotgun sequence DNA encoding:
- the slc9a2 gene encoding sodium/hydrogen exchanger 2; amino-acid sequence: MDLISARRTGVLLLIFTSLSLLHGSRGEIPAKPAPSGVTIVPPIKPNVPHAYPETAKEYLPVFTMDYPRIQIPFEITLWILLASFAKIGFHVYHKITIWVPESCLLISIGLIVGAIMHSVHEEPPAVLSSEVFFLYMLPPIVLDSGYFMPTRPFFENIGTVLWFAIVGTLWNSIGIGMSLFAICQIEAFGVQDINLQENLLFATIISAVDPVAVLSVFEDVSVNEQLYIVVFGECLFNDAVTVVLYNMFNFVAEMPVVVPTDVFLGVAKFLVVGLGGMGFGVLFGFVAAFTTRFTSKVREIEPLFIFMYSYLAYLVAELFTISSIMAIVTCALTMKYYVEENVSQRSCTTIRHVIKMLGSISETLIFFFLGVVTVTTEHEWNWGYIMFTLLFAFVWRGLGVLVLTQIINPFRTIPFNLKDQFGLAYGGLRGAISFALAFTLPNNMVRKQLFITATIAVILFTVFLQGISIRPLIEFVNVRRTNRDVDTINSEVHCRLMEHTIAGIEDLCGQWSHFYWKDKFMKFNNRILRRIMIRDNRAESSIVALYKKLELQNAMEILDTVTGDISAAPSIVSLYEEKKSSARPRKKFLTADLKNMHDILSKNMYKIRQRTVAFTGKHALPNDSHSKEILIRRHASIRRSIRPGSFQSSVVPKSHKYFSLPAGKSLDSKFPPGRLSYTDDQETMSEVAYPSRRSRLNQPSRSSSRAMMPLRRLDTLQETPSVSVLDESTVEDRGRTGGGRTGGGKPRTNSSSSDSRVPAPRRTFIDNDSSSADNLRNVHHEEAEEEQPQEQPTSAPPPPAWAAESRDNAARNPLLRRPQWNPKGK